One genomic region from Solwaraspora sp. WMMD792 encodes:
- a CDS encoding DUF4870 domain-containing protein has product MTEPPRPPGENGPGGMPQDPNSPPPPPASYSMPGEASSPGYPPPPGGAGGYPPPGGYPPGGPAYGGQPPSGYATNDDKTWALIAHFGGALGAFISFGPLGFVGPLIAYLVKGQQSPAVRAHALAALNFQILWSAIAFVLLFVSWCLLFIPSLVVFAIQIIFGIIAGVKANEGTLYKYPMSANFIK; this is encoded by the coding sequence ATGACTGAACCACCTCGCCCACCAGGGGAGAACGGTCCCGGCGGCATGCCGCAGGACCCCAACTCCCCGCCGCCACCTCCAGCGTCCTACTCGATGCCGGGCGAGGCCTCCTCTCCCGGATACCCGCCGCCGCCCGGCGGCGCCGGCGGATATCCCCCGCCCGGCGGTTACCCGCCCGGCGGTCCGGCGTACGGAGGTCAACCCCCGTCCGGCTACGCCACCAACGACGACAAGACCTGGGCCCTGATCGCCCACTTCGGTGGCGCCCTGGGCGCGTTCATCAGCTTCGGACCGCTCGGCTTCGTCGGCCCGCTGATCGCCTACCTGGTCAAGGGTCAGCAGTCACCGGCCGTACGGGCGCACGCGCTGGCCGCGCTCAACTTCCAGATCCTCTGGTCGGCGATCGCCTTCGTGCTGCTCTTCGTCAGCTGGTGCCTGTTGTTCATCCCCAGCCTGGTGGTGTTCGCGATCCAGATCATCTTCGGCATCATCGCGGGCGTTAAGGCCAACGAGGGGACGCTGTACAAGTACCCGATGTCCGCCAACTTCATCAAGTGA
- the hemW gene encoding radical SAM family heme chaperone HemW, with product MPGAPPAGTPVPADGALPPSALARSGQRGFGVYLHVPFCATRCGYCDFNTYTPAELGGSAPVGEYLDAVLAELELAAKVLADRPPRQVDTVFVGGGTPSLLPADALARLLDAIDATWGLAVDAEVTTEANPESVTPASLRALRAAGYTRVSLGMQSTAATVLAVLDRRHAPGRAVTAAREAREAGFEHVNLDLIYGTPGESAADFDESLAAVVAAGVDHVSAYALIVEDGTRLAARMRRGELPYPDDDVAADRYLAAESALSDAGFDWYEVSNWARSAAGRCRHNLLYWTGGDWWGLGPGAHSHVGGVRWWNVRHPRSYAERLAAGRSPGHGRELLTGTEQQVEEVMLGLRLASGLPLARLAPAGRLAARQAGDDGLLDPGALAAGQAVLTLRGRLLADAVVRDLLP from the coding sequence ATGCCAGGAGCACCACCCGCCGGTACGCCGGTGCCCGCCGACGGGGCGCTGCCGCCGTCCGCGCTCGCCCGCAGCGGCCAGCGCGGCTTCGGGGTCTATCTGCACGTGCCGTTCTGCGCCACCCGCTGCGGCTACTGCGACTTCAACACGTACACGCCCGCCGAACTTGGCGGCAGCGCACCGGTCGGGGAGTACCTGGACGCCGTACTGGCCGAGCTGGAACTGGCCGCGAAGGTCCTGGCCGACCGCCCGCCACGGCAGGTGGACACGGTCTTCGTCGGCGGCGGCACGCCGAGCCTGCTGCCCGCCGACGCGTTGGCCCGGCTGCTCGACGCGATCGACGCCACCTGGGGGCTGGCCGTCGACGCGGAGGTCACCACCGAGGCCAACCCGGAGTCGGTGACCCCGGCGTCGCTGCGGGCGCTGCGGGCCGCCGGCTACACCAGGGTGTCGCTCGGCATGCAGTCGACCGCAGCGACGGTGCTCGCCGTGCTGGACCGCCGGCACGCGCCGGGCCGCGCGGTCACCGCCGCCCGGGAGGCCCGGGAGGCCGGATTCGAGCACGTCAATCTCGATCTGATCTACGGTACGCCGGGGGAGAGCGCAGCGGACTTCGACGAGTCGCTGGCGGCGGTGGTGGCGGCCGGGGTGGACCACGTCAGCGCGTACGCGCTGATCGTCGAGGACGGCACCCGGTTGGCGGCCCGGATGCGGCGCGGCGAACTGCCGTATCCCGACGACGACGTCGCCGCCGACCGCTACCTCGCCGCCGAATCGGCGCTGAGCGACGCCGGATTCGACTGGTACGAGGTGTCGAACTGGGCCCGGTCGGCCGCCGGCCGGTGCCGGCACAACCTGTTGTACTGGACCGGCGGTGACTGGTGGGGGCTCGGGCCGGGGGCGCACAGCCACGTCGGCGGGGTCCGCTGGTGGAACGTGCGGCATCCCCGGTCGTACGCCGAGCGGCTGGCCGCCGGACGGTCGCCCGGCCACGGCCGGGAACTACTCACCGGCACCGAGCAGCAGGTCGAAGAGGTGATGCTGGGGCTGCGGCTGGCCAGTGGGCTGCCGCTGGCGCGACTGGCCCCGGCCGGCCGGCTCGCGGCCCGCCAAGCCGGCGACGACGGGCTGCTCGACCCCGGCGCGCTCGCCGCCGGGCAGGCGGTGCTGACCCTGCGCGGCCGGCTGCTGGCCGACGCGGTCGTCCGGGACCTGCTCCCGTGA